One window of the Tubulanus polymorphus chromosome 11, tnTubPoly1.2, whole genome shotgun sequence genome contains the following:
- the LOC141913073 gene encoding uncharacterized protein LOC141913073, which translates to MLRSVTEENLRRLPNHFQYVDNERSCLQFQLIPDTDTAHGYLDYRLEALHCDSDKVYGESETNNNLNDFFVRAAGTLRIFVEYQLSSSNTTTDVEKTLQGFQSQRYKSLSGLESVVALTDCAYVCFRHNRVSEATEFHEKAKRLYDENALAKISAWGEIAYSHRRLGPRHIHRAKLMFSHALDYIDDHVDDLTPRDAVELLKAIFQMEFCKMIHRRLHSSLLMECPEEFDVYSDVCDTNVKKAAAMIQNLLDRNVHPILTGRAWAHIIEITIRYKDAQIALERLNPTPFRLEEFEILPRKCLTIHASREWLYNEYRLSKDKKTLTILGRLLKYDNQIDRAIEIFERALEFGRESSCYHHLSIIYRNRAFDDFELHSQTDRLALSTECPPPLEVDCSDRIKYLTVPPINVKGNLRETSDKYRRIIRVPDDENMKRALHYIEQAHEIDVNAATFLKEKAHILSCLSQDLENDFDKIYDLLDKALKENRFRPNCDRGQVYELMALLCRDTTKRHNDFPTFYYKAVKNMGEIGMLPPVAFPDLSDLLYKAAEKSDNPSEALRFYKELVDLYDATGQMHEAVAGFLVLALVQTAVKSGEEKLILGRLVTTYVQMDDFERAGHCLNQLIENCDGLRNSDITAELYWKVRKNNGQFKLVIEEVYPDAAETPVLFVVSAKDSKQEIAQNVSDSIKQLGFKNLMNPQIDGLPGQPNIGQFGELIERSKVIVILFTEEMFVDNEIGLVIRECAAMKRRSQVITVFTPGIQEKSTELDHDAEDIFMICRHLSNAQVPRDAEKNDEFEERFVEAILERNRSLKYAISENASEAEAMRENTR; encoded by the exons ATGTTAAGATCAGTAACAGAAGAAAATCTACGGCGCCTTCCGAACCATTTCCAATACGTGGACAACGAGCGTTCGTGTTTACAATTTCAGCTGATACCAGACACTGATACTGCGCACGGATACCTTGATTACCGGCTCGAAGCGCTACATTGCGATTCGGACAAAGTCTACGGCGAAAGTGAAACAAATAACAATCTAAATGATTTTTTCGTTCGAGCCGCTGGAACTCTGAGGATATTTGTCGAGTATCAACTCAGCTCGTCGAATACAACTACCGACGTGGAAAAAACTCTGCAAGGCTTCCAAAGTCAACGATACAAATCGCTATCCGGTTTGGAAAGTGTTGTGGCACTGACAGACTGCGCGTACGTTTGTTTCAGACATAACCGAGTCTCCGAGGCGACagagtttcacgaaaaagcgAAGCGACTGTACGATGAAAATGCGCTTGCTAAAATATCAGCGTGGGGTGAGATAGCGTATTCGCATCGACGACTAGGACCCAGGCACATACACAGAGCTAAACTCATGTTTTCGCACGCGCTCGATTACATAGATGATCACGTCGATGACCTGACGCCGCGAGATGCGGTGGAACTTCTGAAGGCCATTTTTCAGATGGAGTTCTGTAAGATGATCCACAGGCGCTTGCACTCGTCGCTGCTGATGGAATGTCCTGAAGAGTTCGACGTTTATTCCGACGTTTGCGACACCAACGTTAAAAAAGCGGCCGCgatgattcaaaatctactCGACAGAAATGTCCACCCGATTCTAACCGGTCGTGCTTGGGCGCACATCATTGAAATAACCATTCGTTATAAAGATGCCCAAATCGCTCTGGAACGGTTGAATCCGACACCGTTTAGATTAgaagaatttgaaatattaccaCGAAAATGTCTGACCATTCACGCATCTCGGGAATGGCTCTACAACGAGTATCGTTTGTCGAAAGACAAGAAAACGTTAACGATTTTGGGTCGTCTGCTAAAATACGATAATCAAATTGATAGGGCAATCGAAATATTTGAACGCGCACTTGAATTTGGAAGGGAATCGTCGTGTTATCATCATTTGAGCATCATATACAGAAATAGAGCTTTCGACGACTTCGAACTACATTCGCAAACCGATAGATTGGCGCTGTCTACAGAATGTCCTCCTCCGCTGGAAGTCGACTGTAGCGATCGAATAAAGTATCTGACGGTTCCACCGATAAACGTTAAGGGTAACTTACGAGAAACCAGCGATAAATATCGACGGATTATTCGTGTACCAG atgatgaaaacatgaagCGAGCTTTGCATTACATCGAACAAGCTCATGAAATAGACGTCAACGCGGCCACATTTCTGAAAGAAAAAGCACACATTTTGTCGTGTCTTTCCCAAGATCTTGAAAACGATTTCGACAAAATCTATGATCTTCTGGACAAGGCTCTAAAGGAAAATCGCTTTCGACCTAATTGCGATAGGGGTCAAGTGTATGAGTTGATGGCTTTGCTTTGTAGAGACACAACAAAACGTCACAATGATTTCCCCACGTTTTATTACAAAGCCGTGAAGAATATGGGCGAAATAGGCATGCTTCCACCCGTGGCATTTCCAGATCTGAGTGACCTGCTTTACAAGGCGGCAGAGAAGTCAGACAACCCGTCCGAAGCTTTGCGCTTCTATAAGGAGTTGGTCGATTTGTACGACGCGACTGGTCAGATGCACGAAGCCGTGGCCGGATTCCTGGTTTTAGCCTTAGTACAAACTGCGGTGAAAAGCGGCGAGGAGAAACTGATTTTGGGACGACTCGTGACGACCTACGTTCAAATGGACGATTTTGAAAGGGCTGGGCACTGTCTGAATCAACTGATCGAAAACTGCGACGGGTTACGCAATAGCGACATAACCGCCGAGCTTTACTGGAAAGTTCGGAAAAACAACGGGCAGTTTAAGTTGGTTATTGAGGAGGTTTATCCCGACGCGGCGGAAACTCCCGTCTTGTTCGTCGTGTCTGCGAAGGACAGCAAACAAGAGATCGCGCAGAATGTCAGTGACTCGATCAAGCAACTCGGCTTCAAAAACCTGATGAATCCGCAGATTGACGGGTTACCCGGTCAACCGAATATCGGTCAGTTCGGAGAACTGATTGAACGGTCGAAGGTGATAGTGATTTTGTTCACGGAAGAAATGTTCGTAGACAACGAAATAGGTTTAGTCATTCGAGAATGCGCAGCGATGAAAAGACGCAGTCAAGTGATCACTGTTTTCACCCCGGGCATCCAGGAAAAATCCACCGAACTCGACCACGACGCCGAGGacattttcatgatttgtCGGCATCTTTCCAACGCGCAAGTTCCGCGCGACGCGGAGAAAAACGATGAATTCGAGGAAAGATTTGTGGAGGCGATTCTTGAGCGGAATCGGTCGCTGAAGTACGCCATTTCTGAAAACGCGAGCGAAGCCGAGGCGATGCGTGAGAATACACGCTAA